One window of Nymphaea colorata isolate Beijing-Zhang1983 chromosome 1, ASM883128v2, whole genome shotgun sequence genomic DNA carries:
- the LOC116245871 gene encoding uncharacterized protein LOC116245871, with product MEQEKPPPSATVRQQAGQCLYKEEGLLRPPRRTNAVVWCFAIFCSICSLLLILASVITLIVFLAVKPEHPSFDIANASLNSIYIDSLSLLNGELFILANFTNPTQRIDVGFEYLNIELLFHGTLIAARAIKPFEQRSGGSRLQTIQMVSSEVPLPPMVLLELQRQVRNNRIQYEIRGNFKTRAGLGLSQITYWVNRQCLVELTSPPNGVLVGRSCRTN from the coding sequence ATGGAGCAGGAGAAGCCGCCGCCTTCGGCGACCGTCCGACAACAAGCCGGCCAATGCCTCTACAAGGAGGAAGGCCTGCTGCGGCCTCCGCGGAGGACGAACGCTGTCGTCTGGTGCTTCGCCATCTTCTGCTCAATCTGCAGCCTCCTGCTCATACTCGCCAGCGTCATCACCCTTATCGTCTTCCTCGCCGTGAAGCCCGAACACCCTTCTTTCGATATCGCAAACGCGAGCCTCAACAGCATCTACATCGACTCGCTGAGCTTGCTCAATGGAGAACTCTTCATCCTTGCCAATTTCACGAACCCAACTCAGAGAATCGATGTTGGGTTCGAGTATTTGAACATCGAGCTCCTCTTCCATGGCACGCTGATCGCTGCCCGGGCGATCAAACCTTTTGAGCAGAGGAGCGGGGGGTCGAGGCTGCAGACGATACAGATGGTGTCGAGCGAGGTCCCTCTGCCGCCGATGGTCTTGTTGGAACTCCAGCGGCAGGTGAGGAACAACAGAATTCAGTATGAGATCAGGGGGAACTTCAAAACTAGAGCAGGGTTGGGGCTGAGCCAAATCACGTACTGGGTCAATAGACAGTGCTTGGTTGAGCTCACAAGCCCACCTAATGGAGTCTTGGTCGGCCGTAGCTGCAGAACGAATTAA